Proteins from a genomic interval of Rhodococcus rhodochrous:
- the sufC gene encoding Fe-S cluster assembly ATPase SufC, whose product MSTPSNVLEIKDLHVRVAQTDENAEPIDILKGVNLTVRSGETHAIMGPNGSGKSTLSYAIAGHPKYEITSGSITLNGEDVLEMSVDERARAGLFLAMQYPVEVPGVSMSNFLRTAATAARGEAPKLRHWVKEVKQAMSDLDIDPAFGERSVNEGFSGGEKKRHEILQLGLLKPKIAILDETDSGLDVDALRVVSEGVNRYQENENGGVLLITHYTRILRYIKPQFVHVFVGGRVVESGGPELADELETNGYVRFTQAATQGA is encoded by the coding sequence ATGTCCACACCTTCGAACGTCCTCGAGATCAAGGACCTGCACGTCCGCGTCGCACAGACCGACGAGAACGCCGAGCCGATCGACATCCTCAAGGGCGTGAACCTCACGGTCCGCTCGGGTGAGACGCACGCCATCATGGGCCCCAACGGCTCCGGCAAGTCCACCCTGTCGTACGCGATCGCCGGCCACCCCAAGTACGAGATCACCTCGGGCAGCATCACCCTCAACGGTGAGGACGTGCTCGAGATGAGCGTCGACGAGCGCGCCCGCGCCGGCCTGTTCCTCGCCATGCAGTACCCGGTCGAGGTGCCCGGCGTGTCGATGTCGAACTTCCTCCGCACCGCCGCGACCGCCGCGCGCGGCGAGGCCCCCAAGCTGCGCCACTGGGTCAAGGAGGTCAAGCAGGCGATGTCCGATCTGGACATCGATCCGGCCTTCGGTGAGCGCAGCGTCAACGAGGGCTTCTCCGGTGGCGAGAAGAAGCGCCACGAGATCCTGCAGCTGGGTCTGCTCAAGCCGAAGATCGCCATCCTCGACGAGACCGACTCCGGCCTCGACGTGGACGCGCTGCGCGTCGTCTCCGAGGGCGTGAACCGCTACCAGGAGAACGAGAACGGCGGCGTCCTGCTCATCACCCACTACACCCGCATCCTGCGCTACATCAAGCCGCAGTTCGTGCACGTCTTCGTGGGTGGCCGCGTCGTCGAGTCCGGCGGCCCCGAGCTCGCCGACGAGCTCGAGACCAACGGCTACGTTCGTTTCACCCAGGCAGCAACGCAAGGAGCGTGA
- a CDS encoding cysteine desulfurase — translation MTVPVRTLDIARIRADFPILARTVRDGKPLVYLDSGATSQRPVQVLDAEREFLATRNAAVHRGAHALSEEATDSYEDARAVIASFVGVDVDEVVFTKNATESLNLVAYAFADDRFPHRLGPGDEIVVTELEHHANLVPWQELARRTGATLRWYGVTDDGRIDLDSLTLTDAVKVVAFTHQSNVTGAVAPVEEIVRRAKEVGAIVVLDACQSVPHMAVDFRALGVDFAAFSGHKMFGPSGVGVLYGRRDLLADVPPFITGGSMIETVTMEATTFAAPPQRFEAGSPMVSQAVGLGAAVRYLQDIGMDAVAAHEHELTAAALAELGGIDGVRIIGPTTGEQRGGAVSFVVDGIHAHDLGQILDDEGVEIRVGHHCAWPLHRRFGVAATARASFAVYNTPDEVQALGAAIRRAQKFFGEA, via the coding sequence ATGACGGTGCCGGTGCGGACCTTGGACATCGCCCGGATCAGGGCCGATTTCCCGATCCTCGCGCGCACGGTGCGCGACGGCAAACCCCTGGTCTACCTCGACTCGGGGGCCACCTCCCAGCGCCCGGTACAGGTGCTCGACGCCGAGCGTGAGTTCCTCGCGACGCGGAACGCGGCCGTGCACCGCGGTGCGCACGCGTTGTCGGAGGAGGCGACCGACTCGTACGAGGACGCTCGCGCCGTCATCGCGTCCTTCGTCGGGGTCGACGTCGACGAGGTGGTGTTCACCAAGAACGCTACCGAGTCGCTCAACCTCGTCGCGTACGCCTTCGCCGACGACCGGTTCCCGCACCGGCTCGGACCCGGTGACGAGATCGTCGTCACCGAACTCGAGCACCACGCGAATCTCGTTCCGTGGCAGGAACTCGCGCGGCGCACGGGTGCCACCCTGCGCTGGTACGGGGTCACCGACGACGGTCGCATCGATCTCGATTCGCTGACGCTGACCGACGCCGTGAAGGTCGTGGCGTTCACGCACCAGTCGAACGTGACCGGTGCGGTCGCTCCCGTCGAGGAGATCGTGCGGCGTGCGAAGGAGGTCGGCGCGATCGTCGTGCTCGACGCGTGCCAGTCGGTGCCGCACATGGCCGTCGACTTCCGTGCTCTCGGTGTGGATTTCGCGGCGTTCTCCGGACACAAGATGTTCGGTCCGTCCGGCGTCGGTGTCCTCTACGGTCGCCGCGACCTGCTCGCCGACGTGCCGCCGTTCATCACCGGTGGCTCGATGATCGAGACGGTGACGATGGAGGCGACGACCTTCGCCGCACCGCCGCAGCGATTCGAGGCCGGATCGCCCATGGTCTCGCAGGCCGTCGGCCTCGGTGCCGCCGTGCGCTACCTGCAGGACATCGGCATGGACGCCGTCGCCGCACACGAACACGAGCTGACTGCTGCGGCACTCGCCGAGCTGGGCGGCATCGACGGCGTGCGCATCATCGGACCCACGACCGGCGAACAGCGCGGCGGGGCGGTGTCGTTCGTCGTGGACGGAATCCATGCTCACGATCTCGGCCAGATCCTCGACGACGAGGGCGTCGAGATCCGGGTCGGACACCACTGCGCCTGGCCGCTGCACCGCCGCTTCGGGGTGGCCGCGACCGCCCGCGCATCGTTCGCCGTGTACAACACGCCGGACGAGGTGCAGGCACTCGGCGCGGCGATCCGGCGCGCCCAGAAGTTCTTCGGGGAGGCGTGA
- a CDS encoding lycopene cyclase family protein → MTLLPSTDLVVAGLGPAGRALAFRAAAAGLSVTAVDVRPQRRWTATYAAWADELPAWLPDEVVAARIDRPAAWTTGPRIVDRAYRVLDTAYLQDFLALDAVTVVTDRVRDVDADGVVLGDGRRVTARYVVDARGVPAEPERAQQTAFGLIVDDATAAPALEGHDAWFMDWRRDNGTGPDDVPSFLYAVPVGDGRTILEETCLVGRPALGLGELERRLHIRLAARGVHTTGDEQVERVRFAVEGAPTAPGVLGFGARGGLMHPATGYAVATALSTADAVIDAMRLGDDPQRVLWPVRARSVATLRQMGLRVLLRLDARGAIEFFDAFFALPVEQQRAYLSGRDDATGVAATMWRLFRVLPTGARATILRSLR, encoded by the coding sequence GTGACCCTCCTTCCCTCCACCGACCTCGTCGTGGCCGGACTCGGCCCCGCCGGCCGTGCATTGGCGTTCCGTGCCGCCGCAGCCGGGTTGTCGGTGACGGCCGTCGACGTGCGTCCGCAGCGTCGGTGGACCGCGACCTACGCGGCGTGGGCCGACGAACTGCCCGCCTGGCTGCCCGACGAGGTGGTGGCAGCACGCATCGACAGGCCCGCGGCGTGGACGACCGGGCCCCGCATCGTCGATCGCGCCTACCGGGTGCTGGACACGGCGTACCTGCAGGACTTCCTCGCCCTCGACGCCGTCACGGTGGTCACGGATCGGGTACGCGACGTCGATGCGGACGGCGTGGTCCTCGGCGACGGACGCCGGGTGACTGCCCGCTACGTCGTCGATGCCCGCGGGGTTCCCGCCGAACCGGAACGTGCCCAGCAGACGGCATTCGGGCTGATCGTCGACGATGCGACCGCAGCTCCGGCACTCGAGGGCCACGACGCCTGGTTCATGGACTGGCGCCGCGACAACGGCACGGGCCCCGACGACGTGCCGTCCTTCCTGTACGCGGTGCCGGTCGGCGACGGACGCACGATCCTCGAGGAGACCTGCCTCGTCGGCCGCCCAGCACTCGGTCTCGGCGAACTCGAACGGCGCCTGCACATCCGCCTCGCAGCGCGAGGCGTGCACACGACCGGCGACGAGCAGGTCGAACGGGTGCGCTTCGCCGTCGAGGGCGCACCGACGGCACCCGGAGTGCTCGGCTTCGGCGCTCGCGGTGGTCTCATGCATCCGGCCACGGGATACGCGGTGGCCACCGCCCTGTCCACCGCGGATGCAGTGATCGACGCGATGCGCCTCGGCGACGACCCGCAGCGCGTCCTGTGGCCGGTGCGCGCCCGCTCGGTGGCGACCCTGCGGCAGATGGGACTGCGGGTCCTGCTGCGACTCGACGCACGCGGAGCGATCGAGTTCTTCGACGCGTTCTTCGCCCTGCCGGTCGAGCAGCAACGCGCCTACCTGTCCGGTCGCGACGACGCGACCGGCGTGGCGGCCACGATGTGGCGGCTGTTCCGGGTGCTGCCGACGGGTGCGCGCGCGACGATTCTGCGTTCGCTCCGCTGA
- a CDS encoding metal-sulfur cluster assembly factor — MTEPAPGTVNTDENPTADAGADETSTLVAATAPPLDPGRLDELEEALRDVVDPELGINVVDLGLVYGISEVDETVTVDMTLTSAACPLTDVIEEQAKGALVRSGLCDELRINWIWMPPWGPDKITDDGREQLRALGFTV; from the coding sequence ATGACCGAACCCGCACCGGGCACCGTGAACACCGACGAGAATCCGACGGCCGACGCCGGCGCGGACGAGACCTCGACGCTGGTCGCGGCCACGGCGCCGCCGCTGGATCCGGGCCGCCTCGACGAACTCGAGGAAGCGCTGCGCGACGTCGTCGACCCCGAGCTCGGCATCAACGTCGTCGATCTCGGTCTCGTCTACGGGATCTCCGAGGTCGACGAGACCGTGACCGTGGACATGACGCTCACCTCGGCGGCGTGCCCCCTCACCGATGTCATCGAGGAGCAGGCCAAGGGCGCACTCGTGCGCAGCGGCCTGTGCGACGAGCTGCGCATCAACTGGATATGGATGCCGCCGTGGGGTCCCGACAAGATCACCGACGACGGACGCGAGCAGCTGCGCGCACTCGGATTCACCGTCTGA
- the ku gene encoding non-homologous end joining protein Ku, with protein sequence MRSIWKGSLAFGLVNVPVKVYSATESHDISFHQVHAKDGGRIKYQRVCTECGEVVPYQEIDKAYDSEDGERVVLTDEDFEKLPAAEKHEIPVLQFVPTEQIDPILFEKSYYLEPDSSSPKAYGLLAATLEQSDRTALVHFTLRQRTRLAALRTRDGLLILQTLLWPDEVRAAEFESLDDIEKPKQRELAMAETLVESMSDDFDPTEFTDEYQVELRTLIDEALARGGEKVFQVAEHDTGEEDAEVLDLVAALQRSVDAAGKKVPSGSSSGGKKSSKDDDEDEGEDEGTKKKAPAKKTASKSSASKSSAAKKTPAKKSTAKKTASKSSAAKKTPAKKTAAKKTSGERKGA encoded by the coding sequence ATGCGGTCGATCTGGAAAGGCTCACTCGCGTTCGGCCTCGTCAACGTGCCGGTGAAGGTGTACTCGGCGACCGAGTCGCACGACATCTCCTTCCACCAGGTGCACGCGAAGGACGGCGGGCGGATCAAGTATCAGCGTGTGTGTACCGAGTGCGGTGAGGTCGTCCCCTACCAGGAGATCGACAAGGCGTACGACTCCGAGGACGGCGAGCGGGTCGTGCTCACCGACGAGGACTTCGAGAAACTCCCGGCCGCCGAGAAGCACGAGATCCCGGTGCTGCAGTTCGTGCCCACCGAGCAGATCGACCCGATCCTGTTCGAGAAGTCCTACTATCTCGAACCCGATTCGTCGTCACCGAAGGCCTACGGCCTGCTCGCCGCGACTCTCGAACAGAGCGACCGGACGGCGCTGGTGCACTTCACGCTTCGTCAGCGCACCCGGCTGGCCGCCTTGCGCACCCGCGACGGACTGCTCATCCTGCAGACCCTGCTGTGGCCCGACGAGGTGCGCGCGGCCGAGTTCGAGTCGCTCGACGACATCGAGAAGCCGAAACAACGCGAACTCGCGATGGCCGAGACCCTGGTCGAGTCGATGTCCGACGATTTCGATCCCACCGAATTCACCGACGAGTACCAGGTGGAACTGCGCACGCTGATCGACGAGGCCCTCGCCCGCGGCGGCGAGAAGGTCTTCCAGGTCGCCGAACACGACACCGGTGAAGAGGACGCCGAGGTGCTGGACCTCGTGGCCGCCCTGCAACGTAGCGTCGATGCGGCGGGCAAGAAGGTCCCGTCCGGTTCGTCCTCCGGCGGGAAGAAGTCCTCGAAGGACGACGACGAGGACGAAGGCGAGGACGAGGGCACGAAGAAGAAAGCCCCCGCGAAGAAGACCGCGTCCAAGAGTTCGGCGTCGAAGAGTTCGGCGGCCAAGAAGACTCCAGCGAAGAAGAGCACGGCGAAGAAGACCGCGTCCAAGAGCTCGGCAGCCAAGAAGACTCCAGCGAAGAAGACGGCCGCCAAGAAGACCTCCGGCGAACGCAAAGGCGCCTGA
- the sufB gene encoding Fe-S cluster assembly protein SufB translates to MTVASDQTSGTAPLTQEETIDSLGHYEYGWADPDTAGATAQRGLSEEVVRDISAKKNEPEWMLDIRLKALRTFDKKPMPVWGSNLDGIDFDNIKYFVRSTEKQAASWDELPEDIKNTYDKLGIPEAEKQRLIAGVAAQYESEVVYHQIREDLESQGVIFLDTDSGLREHPELFKEYFGTVIPAGDNKFSALNTAVWSGGSFIYVPPGVHVDIPLQAYFRINTENMGQFERTLIIVDEGASVHYVEGCTAPIYKSDSLHSAVVEIIVKKGGHCRYTTIQNWSNNVYNLVTKRTKVEAGGSMEWIDGNIGSKVTMKYPAVWMMGEHARGEVLSVAFAGEGQHQDTGAKMLHLAPHTSSTIVSKSVARGGGRASYRGLVQVNKGAHGSKSTVKCDALLVDQISRSDTYPYVDIREDDVTMGHEATVSKVSDDQLFYLMSRGLDEDEAMAMVVRGFVEPIAKELPMEYALELNRLIELQMEGAVG, encoded by the coding sequence ATGACCGTCGCATCGGATCAGACGTCCGGAACCGCGCCGCTGACGCAGGAAGAGACGATCGATTCTCTCGGCCACTACGAATACGGCTGGGCGGACCCCGACACCGCCGGCGCCACGGCGCAGCGCGGCCTGTCCGAAGAGGTCGTGCGGGACATCTCCGCCAAGAAGAACGAGCCCGAGTGGATGCTCGACATCCGCCTCAAGGCGCTGCGCACCTTCGACAAGAAGCCGATGCCGGTGTGGGGCTCGAACCTCGACGGAATCGACTTCGACAACATCAAGTACTTCGTGCGCTCGACGGAGAAGCAGGCCGCGAGCTGGGACGAGCTCCCCGAGGACATCAAGAACACCTACGACAAGTTGGGCATCCCGGAGGCGGAGAAGCAGCGCCTCATCGCCGGTGTCGCCGCCCAGTACGAGTCCGAGGTGGTCTACCACCAGATCCGCGAGGACCTCGAGAGCCAGGGCGTGATCTTCCTCGACACCGACTCGGGTCTGCGCGAGCACCCCGAGCTGTTCAAGGAGTACTTCGGCACGGTCATCCCGGCCGGCGACAACAAGTTCTCCGCCCTGAACACCGCGGTGTGGTCGGGTGGCTCGTTCATCTACGTCCCGCCGGGTGTGCACGTCGACATCCCGCTGCAGGCCTACTTCCGCATCAACACGGAGAACATGGGCCAGTTCGAGCGGACCCTGATCATCGTCGACGAGGGCGCCTCGGTGCACTACGTCGAGGGCTGCACCGCGCCGATCTACAAGTCCGACTCACTGCACTCCGCGGTCGTCGAGATCATCGTCAAGAAGGGCGGCCACTGCCGCTACACGACCATCCAGAACTGGTCGAACAACGTCTACAACCTGGTGACCAAGCGCACCAAGGTCGAGGCCGGCGGCTCGATGGAATGGATCGACGGCAACATCGGTTCCAAGGTGACGATGAAGTACCCGGCCGTGTGGATGATGGGCGAGCACGCTCGCGGTGAGGTGCTCTCCGTCGCCTTCGCCGGCGAGGGCCAGCACCAGGACACCGGCGCGAAGATGCTGCACCTGGCTCCGCACACCTCCTCGACCATCGTGTCGAAGTCGGTGGCGCGCGGCGGTGGACGTGCCTCCTACCGCGGCCTCGTGCAGGTCAACAAGGGCGCTCACGGCTCGAAGTCGACGGTCAAGTGCGACGCGCTGCTCGTCGACCAGATCAGCCGCTCCGACACCTACCCGTACGTCGACATCCGTGAGGACGACGTCACGATGGGTCACGAGGCGACCGTCTCGAAGGTGAGCGACGACCAGCTGTTCTACCTGATGAGCCGCGGACTCGACGAGGACGAGGCCATGGCGATGGTGGTGCGCGGATTCGTCGAGCCCATCGCCAAGGAACTGCCGATGGAGTACGCCCTCGAACTCAACCGCCTGATCGAACTGCAGATGGAAGGGGCAGTCGGCTAA
- the sufD gene encoding Fe-S cluster assembly protein SufD: protein MTAEAKNTPATGVQDAVRAENRAPAVKTAGKPAINKGEVFTSFDVHAFEIPSGRDEVWRFTPLRRLRGLHDGTAPATGTATVEVTPVDGVQVETVARDDARLGQAGVPFDRIAAQAYSSFETATVLTVGREVEVAEPVTVTITGPGEGAVAYGHVQIRLEAFANVTLVVDQRGSGTYAENIEFVLGDSAQLKVVAVQDWADDAVHVAAHHARLGRDAVLRHFTVALGGDLVRVSATTKYDGPGGDAELLGLYFADAGQHFEQRLLVDHSQPNCKSNVVYKGALQGDPASGKPDAHTVWIGDVLIRAEAEGTDTFELNRNLVLTDGARADSVPNLEIETGEIVGAGHASATGRFDDEQLFYLRARGIPEEEARRLVVRGFFHELLERITVTEVRERLEAAIEAELAAVGA, encoded by the coding sequence ATGACTGCGGAAGCGAAGAACACTCCGGCTACCGGAGTGCAGGATGCCGTGCGCGCCGAGAATCGTGCCCCGGCGGTCAAGACCGCCGGCAAGCCGGCAATCAACAAGGGTGAGGTCTTCACGTCGTTCGACGTGCATGCCTTCGAGATTCCGTCGGGTCGCGACGAGGTGTGGCGGTTCACCCCGCTGCGCCGCCTGCGCGGTCTGCACGACGGCACCGCTCCCGCGACCGGCACCGCGACCGTCGAGGTCACCCCGGTCGACGGCGTGCAGGTCGAGACCGTGGCGCGCGACGACGCGCGACTCGGACAGGCCGGTGTGCCGTTCGACCGGATCGCAGCACAGGCGTACTCGTCGTTCGAGACCGCGACCGTCCTGACCGTCGGCCGCGAGGTCGAGGTCGCCGAGCCCGTCACCGTGACGATCACGGGACCGGGCGAGGGCGCTGTCGCCTACGGACACGTGCAGATCCGGCTCGAGGCGTTCGCCAACGTCACGCTCGTCGTCGATCAGCGCGGCAGCGGCACCTACGCCGAGAACATCGAGTTCGTGCTCGGCGACAGCGCACAGCTGAAGGTCGTCGCGGTGCAGGACTGGGCCGACGACGCCGTACACGTCGCCGCGCATCACGCTCGCCTCGGCCGCGATGCCGTGCTGCGCCACTTCACCGTGGCGCTCGGCGGCGATCTCGTGCGCGTGTCGGCGACCACCAAGTACGACGGCCCCGGCGGCGACGCCGAACTGCTCGGCCTGTACTTCGCCGACGCCGGTCAGCACTTCGAGCAGCGCCTGCTCGTCGACCACTCGCAGCCGAACTGCAAGTCGAACGTCGTGTACAAGGGTGCGCTGCAGGGCGATCCGGCCTCCGGCAAGCCCGACGCGCACACCGTGTGGATCGGCGACGTGCTCATCCGCGCCGAGGCCGAGGGCACCGACACCTTCGAGCTCAACCGCAACCTGGTGCTCACCGACGGTGCGCGCGCCGACTCGGTGCCGAACCTCGAGATCGAGACCGGTGAGATCGTCGGTGCCGGACACGCGTCGGCGACCGGCCGCTTCGACGACGAGCAGCTGTTCTACCTGCGTGCTCGCGGCATCCCCGAGGAGGAAGCGCGTCGCCTCGTCGTCCGCGGCTTCTTCCACGAGCTGCTCGAGCGCATCACGGTCACCGAGGTCCGCGAACGGCTCGAGGCCGCCATCGAGGCGGAACTCGCCGCCGTCGGCGCCTGA
- the sufU gene encoding Fe-S cluster assembly sulfur transfer protein SufU, translating to MRMEQMYQEVILDHYKHPHNRGLREPFGAEVHHVNPTCGDEVTLRVHIDGDTVSDVSYDGQGCSISQASTSVLTDQVIGVPLGDALKIVEGFVEMVGSRGTVEGDEDLIGDGIAFAGVAKYPARVKCALLGWMAFKDAVAQTVDAAPADLAGGAHTLSSGGQN from the coding sequence ATGCGGATGGAGCAGATGTACCAGGAAGTGATCCTGGACCACTACAAGCACCCGCACAATCGCGGACTGCGCGAACCGTTCGGCGCCGAAGTGCATCACGTCAACCCGACCTGCGGCGACGAGGTGACCCTGCGCGTGCACATCGACGGCGACACCGTCAGCGACGTCTCCTACGACGGGCAGGGCTGCTCGATCAGCCAGGCATCGACGTCCGTGCTCACCGACCAGGTGATCGGCGTTCCGCTCGGCGACGCGCTGAAGATCGTCGAAGGGTTCGTCGAGATGGTCGGCAGCCGCGGGACCGTCGAAGGCGACGAGGACCTGATCGGCGACGGCATCGCATTCGCCGGCGTCGCGAAGTACCCGGCGCGCGTGAAGTGCGCGTTGCTGGGCTGGATGGCCTTCAAGGACGCGGTCGCGCAGACCGTGGACGCCGCCCCCGCCGACCTGGCGGGCGGCGCGCACACCCTTTCGAGCGGAGGACAGAACTGA